One genomic window of Bactrocera dorsalis isolate Fly_Bdor chromosome 4, ASM2337382v1, whole genome shotgun sequence includes the following:
- the LOC105224140 gene encoding ecotropic viral integration site 5 ortholog isoform X5: MTLTTATQPESSKKMDAKCAAEENLPSSEMDLLAKLEAANKLIESDAKSLNSLHSTHSRKNSDTSQISLTSSKSGNSNAEEDIWTQWATILSDWEGALKRKNPCVRDLVRRGIPHHFRAIVWQQLCGASDTDKKQYADYIKATSACEKVIRRDIARTYPEVDFFKEKDGPGQEALFNVIKAYSLHDREVGYCQGSGFIVGLLLMQMPEEEAFAVLVQIMQQHRMRDMFKPSMSELGLCMYQLESLVQEQIPEMHIHFQQQGFQTTMYASSWFLTLYTTTLNLNLSCRIMDVFLSEGMEFIFKVALALLLLGKETLLCLDMEAMLKFFQKELPGRVEADPEAFFNLAYSIKINTKRMKKMEKEYQDLKKKEQEEMVELRRLRRENRLLKQRNDLLEAESAELADRLVRGQVSRAEEEETSYAIQTELMQLRRSYLEVSHQLENANEEVRGLSLRLQENNVSIDSVSNAQPPVKEIKNNSRQSSIDELCMKEEALKQRDEMVSCLLEELVKVRQSLAESEDQIRNLKSKIEELEEDKKTLRETTPDNSVAHLQDELIASKLREAEASLSLKDLKQRVQELSTQWQRQLQENRNDHSQQPVDSTPKKLLTNFFDTSKSNEHTQRLEEELMTTRIREMETLTELKELRLKVMELETQVQVSTNQLRRQDEENKKLREQLEQAVSREKEMANKAREQQHRYSDLESRMKDELMNVKIKFTEQSQTVAELKQEISRLETKNSEILAEGELRSNLDESDKVRDLQDRLADLKAEYPTPITSPDTEPWKWISLINKE, from the exons ATGACCCTAACCACTGCTACACAACCGGAGAGTAGCAAAAAAATGGATGCCAAGTGTGCGGCTGAGGAGAATTTGCCATCATCAGAAATGGATCTATTAGCCAAATTGGAGGCCGCTAACAAGCTCATCGAGAGCGACGCAAAAAGTTTGAATTCGTTGCATTCGACGCATAGCCGTAAGAATTCCGACACCAGTCAAATCAGTTTGACTTCAAGTAAGt CTGGCAACTCGAATGCTGAGGAAGACATTTGGACGCAATGGGCGACCATATTGAGCGATTGGGAGGGTGCGCTGAAGCGTAAAAATCCATGTGTACGCGATCTGGTGCGTCGCGGCATACCGCATCACTTCCG AGCTATTGTGTGGCAACAACTATGTGGTGCCTCTGATACGGACAAAAAACAATATGCTGACTACATTAAGGCCACCTCGGCCTGCGAGAAAGTTATTCGCCGAGATATTGCACGCACCTATCCGGAGGTGGATTTCTTCAAAGAGAAGGATGGTCCTGGTCAAGAGGCGCTCTTCAATGTGATTAAAGCATATTCGTTGCACGATCGTGAGGTGGGCTACTGTCAGGGTTCCGGTTTCATTGTGGGATTGCTGTTGATGCAG ATGCCCGAGGAGGAAGCTTTCGCTGTGCTCGTACAAATCATGCAACAGCACCGCATGCGCGACATGTTCAAGCCATCCATGTCGGAATTGGGTCTGTGCATGTATCAACTTGAGAGTTTGGTGCAAGAGCAGATACCCGAAATGCACATACACTTTCAACAGCAG GGTTTCCAAACAACCATGTACGCTTCCAGCTGGTTCCTTACACTTTACACCACTACACTCAATCTAAATCTAAGTTGCCGCATAATGGATGTATTTCTTAGCGAAGGCATGGAGTTTATATTCAAAGTGGCACTGGCGTTACTTCTGCTGGGCAAGGAGACGCTATTGTGCTTGGACATGGAGGCGATGTTGAAG TTCTTCCAAAAGGAGCTGCCCGGTCGCGTCGAAGCCGATCCTGAAGCATTTTTCAATTTAGCTTACTCCATTAAAATCAACACGAAACGCATGAAGAAAATGGAAAAGGAGTATCAAGACTTGAAGAAGAAGGAGCAAGAGGAAATGGTAGAATTGCGTCGTTTACGACGTGAGAATCGTTTGTTGAAACAGCGCAACGACTTATTAGAGGCTGAAAGTGCCGAATTGGCCGATCGTCTGGTGCGCGGGCAGGTCTCACGCGCCGAAGAGGAGGAAACTAG TTATGCAATTCAAACAGAACTGATGCAGCTTCGTCGCTCATATCTCGAAGTGTCACATCAGTTGGAAAATGCCAACGAAGAAGTGCGTGGTTTAAGTCTACGTTTACAGGAAAAT AATGTATCCATCGATAGTGTAAGTAATGCGCAGCCGCCGGTGAAGGAAATAAAg AACAATTCACGTCAATCATCCATCGATGAGTTGTGCATGAAGGAAGAGGCGCTTAAACAACGCGATGAGATGGTCTCATGCCTGCTCGAAGAGTTAGTCAAAGTGCGTCAAAGTTTGGCCGAGAGTGAAGATCAAATACGCAATCTCAAATCGAAAATCGAGGAACTCGAAGAGGACAAAAAGACACTACGTGAAACTACGCCCGACAATTCGGTTGCACATTTGCAAGACGAACTGATTGCCAGTAAATTGCGTGAAGCCGAGGCTAGTCTCTCACTGAAGGATCTCAAACAACGCGTGCAAGAGCTGAGCACACAGTGGCAACGCCAATTGCAGGAAAACCGCAACGATCACAGCCAACAGCCTGTTGATTCGACACCAAAGAAATTGCTTACGAATTTCTTCGATACTTCCAAGTCGAATGAGCATACGCAACGCTTGGAGGAAGAGTTGATGACAACACGCATACGTGAAATGGAAACGCTCACAGAGTTGAAGGAGTTGCGCTTAAAG gttatggAACTCGAAACACAAGTGCAAGTATCAACAAATCAGCTGCGTCGTCAGGATGAGGAGAATAAGAAATTGCGCGAACAACTTGAACAGGCTGTAAGTCGCGAGAAAGAAATGGCCAACAAAGCGCGTGAGCAACAACACag atatTCCGATTTGGAGTCTCGCATGAAGGATGAGTTGATGAATGTGAAGATTAAATTTACTGAACAAAGTCAAACTGTTGCTGAACTGAAGCAAGAAATATCGCGGTTGGAAACAaag aattcGGAAATCTTAGCTGAAGGCGAGCTGCGCTCCAATTTAGATGAATCAGACAAGGTGCGTGATCTGCAGGATCGTCTGGCTGATCTCAAAGCAGAG tatCCCACGCCAATAACAAGCCCCGATACTGAACCATGGAAGTGGATAAGCTTAATAAACaaagaatga
- the LOC105224140 gene encoding ecotropic viral integration site 5 ortholog isoform X6, producing the protein MTLTTATQPESSKKMDAKCAAEENLPSSEMDLLAKLEAANKLIESDAKSLNSLHSTHSRKNSDTSQISLTSTGNSNAEEDIWTQWATILSDWEGALKRKNPCVRDLVRRGIPHHFRAIVWQQLCGASDTDKKQYADYIKATSACEKVIRRDIARTYPEVDFFKEKDGPGQEALFNVIKAYSLHDREVGYCQGSGFIVGLLLMQMPEEEAFAVLVQIMQQHRMRDMFKPSMSELGLCMYQLESLVQEQIPEMHIHFQQQGFQTTMYASSWFLTLYTTTLNLNLSCRIMDVFLSEGMEFIFKVALALLLLGKETLLCLDMEAMLKFFQKELPGRVEADPEAFFNLAYSIKINTKRMKKMEKEYQDLKKKEQEEMVELRRLRRENRLLKQRNDLLEAESAELADRLVRGQVSRAEEEETSYAIQTELMQLRRSYLEVSHQLENANEEVRGLSLRLQENNNSRQSSIDELCMKEEALKQRDEMVSCLLEELVKVRQSLAESEDQIRNLKSKIEELEEDKKTLRETTPDNSVAHLQDELIASKLREAEASLSLKDLKQRVQELSTQWQRQLQENRNDHSQQPVDSTPKKLLTNFFDTSKSNEHTQRLEEELMTTRIREMETLTELKELRLKVMELETQVQVSTNQLRRQDEENKKLREQLEQAVSREKEMANKAREQQHRYSDLESRMKDELMNVKIKFTEQSQTVAELKQEISRLETKNSEILAEGELRSNLDESDKVRDLQDRLADLKAEYPTPITSPDTEPWKWISLINKE; encoded by the exons ATGACCCTAACCACTGCTACACAACCGGAGAGTAGCAAAAAAATGGATGCCAAGTGTGCGGCTGAGGAGAATTTGCCATCATCAGAAATGGATCTATTAGCCAAATTGGAGGCCGCTAACAAGCTCATCGAGAGCGACGCAAAAAGTTTGAATTCGTTGCATTCGACGCATAGCCGTAAGAATTCCGACACCAGTCAAATCAGTTTGACTTCAA CTGGCAACTCGAATGCTGAGGAAGACATTTGGACGCAATGGGCGACCATATTGAGCGATTGGGAGGGTGCGCTGAAGCGTAAAAATCCATGTGTACGCGATCTGGTGCGTCGCGGCATACCGCATCACTTCCG AGCTATTGTGTGGCAACAACTATGTGGTGCCTCTGATACGGACAAAAAACAATATGCTGACTACATTAAGGCCACCTCGGCCTGCGAGAAAGTTATTCGCCGAGATATTGCACGCACCTATCCGGAGGTGGATTTCTTCAAAGAGAAGGATGGTCCTGGTCAAGAGGCGCTCTTCAATGTGATTAAAGCATATTCGTTGCACGATCGTGAGGTGGGCTACTGTCAGGGTTCCGGTTTCATTGTGGGATTGCTGTTGATGCAG ATGCCCGAGGAGGAAGCTTTCGCTGTGCTCGTACAAATCATGCAACAGCACCGCATGCGCGACATGTTCAAGCCATCCATGTCGGAATTGGGTCTGTGCATGTATCAACTTGAGAGTTTGGTGCAAGAGCAGATACCCGAAATGCACATACACTTTCAACAGCAG GGTTTCCAAACAACCATGTACGCTTCCAGCTGGTTCCTTACACTTTACACCACTACACTCAATCTAAATCTAAGTTGCCGCATAATGGATGTATTTCTTAGCGAAGGCATGGAGTTTATATTCAAAGTGGCACTGGCGTTACTTCTGCTGGGCAAGGAGACGCTATTGTGCTTGGACATGGAGGCGATGTTGAAG TTCTTCCAAAAGGAGCTGCCCGGTCGCGTCGAAGCCGATCCTGAAGCATTTTTCAATTTAGCTTACTCCATTAAAATCAACACGAAACGCATGAAGAAAATGGAAAAGGAGTATCAAGACTTGAAGAAGAAGGAGCAAGAGGAAATGGTAGAATTGCGTCGTTTACGACGTGAGAATCGTTTGTTGAAACAGCGCAACGACTTATTAGAGGCTGAAAGTGCCGAATTGGCCGATCGTCTGGTGCGCGGGCAGGTCTCACGCGCCGAAGAGGAGGAAACTAG TTATGCAATTCAAACAGAACTGATGCAGCTTCGTCGCTCATATCTCGAAGTGTCACATCAGTTGGAAAATGCCAACGAAGAAGTGCGTGGTTTAAGTCTACGTTTACAGGAAAAT AACAATTCACGTCAATCATCCATCGATGAGTTGTGCATGAAGGAAGAGGCGCTTAAACAACGCGATGAGATGGTCTCATGCCTGCTCGAAGAGTTAGTCAAAGTGCGTCAAAGTTTGGCCGAGAGTGAAGATCAAATACGCAATCTCAAATCGAAAATCGAGGAACTCGAAGAGGACAAAAAGACACTACGTGAAACTACGCCCGACAATTCGGTTGCACATTTGCAAGACGAACTGATTGCCAGTAAATTGCGTGAAGCCGAGGCTAGTCTCTCACTGAAGGATCTCAAACAACGCGTGCAAGAGCTGAGCACACAGTGGCAACGCCAATTGCAGGAAAACCGCAACGATCACAGCCAACAGCCTGTTGATTCGACACCAAAGAAATTGCTTACGAATTTCTTCGATACTTCCAAGTCGAATGAGCATACGCAACGCTTGGAGGAAGAGTTGATGACAACACGCATACGTGAAATGGAAACGCTCACAGAGTTGAAGGAGTTGCGCTTAAAG gttatggAACTCGAAACACAAGTGCAAGTATCAACAAATCAGCTGCGTCGTCAGGATGAGGAGAATAAGAAATTGCGCGAACAACTTGAACAGGCTGTAAGTCGCGAGAAAGAAATGGCCAACAAAGCGCGTGAGCAACAACACag atatTCCGATTTGGAGTCTCGCATGAAGGATGAGTTGATGAATGTGAAGATTAAATTTACTGAACAAAGTCAAACTGTTGCTGAACTGAAGCAAGAAATATCGCGGTTGGAAACAaag aattcGGAAATCTTAGCTGAAGGCGAGCTGCGCTCCAATTTAGATGAATCAGACAAGGTGCGTGATCTGCAGGATCGTCTGGCTGATCTCAAAGCAGAG tatCCCACGCCAATAACAAGCCCCGATACTGAACCATGGAAGTGGATAAGCTTAATAAACaaagaatga
- the LOC105224140 gene encoding ecotropic viral integration site 5 ortholog isoform X1 has translation MTLTTATQPESSKKMDAKCAAEENLPSSEMDLLAKLEAANKLIESDAKSLNSLHSTHSRKNSDTSQISLTSSKSGNSNAEEDIWTQWATILSDWEGALKRKNPCVRDLVRRGIPHHFRAIVWQQLCGASDTDKKQYADYIKATSACEKVIRRDIARTYPEVDFFKEKDGPGQEALFNVIKAYSLHDREVGYCQGSGFIVGLLLMQMPEEEAFAVLVQIMQQHRMRDMFKPSMSELGLCMYQLESLVQEQIPEMHIHFQQQGFQTTMYASSWFLTLYTTTLNLNLSCRIMDVFLSEGMEFIFKVALALLLLGKETLLCLDMEAMLKFFQKELPGRVEADPEAFFNLAYSIKINTKRMKKMEKEYQDLKKKEQEEMVELRRLRRENRLLKQRNDLLEAESAELADRLVRGQVSRAEEEETSYAIQTELMQLRRSYLEVSHQLENANEEVRGLSLRLQENNVSIDSVSNAQPPVKEIKNNSRQSSIDELCMKEEALKQRDEMVSCLLEELVKVRQSLAESEDQIRNLKSKIEELEEDKKTLRETTPDNSVAHLQDELIASKLREAEASLSLKDLKQRVQELSTQWQRQLQENRNDHSQQPVDSTPKKLLTNFFDTSKSNEHTQRLEEELMTTRIREMETLTELKELRLKVMELETQVQVSTNQLRRQDEENKKLREQLEQAVSREKEMANKAREQQHRYSDLESRMKDELMNVKIKFTEQSQTVAELKQEISRLETKNSEILAEGELRSNLDESDKVRDLQDRLADLKAELTAIRSRGKYPINKLRSSSIQSIESNEIDFNELNMRRESAELSTT, from the exons ATGACCCTAACCACTGCTACACAACCGGAGAGTAGCAAAAAAATGGATGCCAAGTGTGCGGCTGAGGAGAATTTGCCATCATCAGAAATGGATCTATTAGCCAAATTGGAGGCCGCTAACAAGCTCATCGAGAGCGACGCAAAAAGTTTGAATTCGTTGCATTCGACGCATAGCCGTAAGAATTCCGACACCAGTCAAATCAGTTTGACTTCAAGTAAGt CTGGCAACTCGAATGCTGAGGAAGACATTTGGACGCAATGGGCGACCATATTGAGCGATTGGGAGGGTGCGCTGAAGCGTAAAAATCCATGTGTACGCGATCTGGTGCGTCGCGGCATACCGCATCACTTCCG AGCTATTGTGTGGCAACAACTATGTGGTGCCTCTGATACGGACAAAAAACAATATGCTGACTACATTAAGGCCACCTCGGCCTGCGAGAAAGTTATTCGCCGAGATATTGCACGCACCTATCCGGAGGTGGATTTCTTCAAAGAGAAGGATGGTCCTGGTCAAGAGGCGCTCTTCAATGTGATTAAAGCATATTCGTTGCACGATCGTGAGGTGGGCTACTGTCAGGGTTCCGGTTTCATTGTGGGATTGCTGTTGATGCAG ATGCCCGAGGAGGAAGCTTTCGCTGTGCTCGTACAAATCATGCAACAGCACCGCATGCGCGACATGTTCAAGCCATCCATGTCGGAATTGGGTCTGTGCATGTATCAACTTGAGAGTTTGGTGCAAGAGCAGATACCCGAAATGCACATACACTTTCAACAGCAG GGTTTCCAAACAACCATGTACGCTTCCAGCTGGTTCCTTACACTTTACACCACTACACTCAATCTAAATCTAAGTTGCCGCATAATGGATGTATTTCTTAGCGAAGGCATGGAGTTTATATTCAAAGTGGCACTGGCGTTACTTCTGCTGGGCAAGGAGACGCTATTGTGCTTGGACATGGAGGCGATGTTGAAG TTCTTCCAAAAGGAGCTGCCCGGTCGCGTCGAAGCCGATCCTGAAGCATTTTTCAATTTAGCTTACTCCATTAAAATCAACACGAAACGCATGAAGAAAATGGAAAAGGAGTATCAAGACTTGAAGAAGAAGGAGCAAGAGGAAATGGTAGAATTGCGTCGTTTACGACGTGAGAATCGTTTGTTGAAACAGCGCAACGACTTATTAGAGGCTGAAAGTGCCGAATTGGCCGATCGTCTGGTGCGCGGGCAGGTCTCACGCGCCGAAGAGGAGGAAACTAG TTATGCAATTCAAACAGAACTGATGCAGCTTCGTCGCTCATATCTCGAAGTGTCACATCAGTTGGAAAATGCCAACGAAGAAGTGCGTGGTTTAAGTCTACGTTTACAGGAAAAT AATGTATCCATCGATAGTGTAAGTAATGCGCAGCCGCCGGTGAAGGAAATAAAg AACAATTCACGTCAATCATCCATCGATGAGTTGTGCATGAAGGAAGAGGCGCTTAAACAACGCGATGAGATGGTCTCATGCCTGCTCGAAGAGTTAGTCAAAGTGCGTCAAAGTTTGGCCGAGAGTGAAGATCAAATACGCAATCTCAAATCGAAAATCGAGGAACTCGAAGAGGACAAAAAGACACTACGTGAAACTACGCCCGACAATTCGGTTGCACATTTGCAAGACGAACTGATTGCCAGTAAATTGCGTGAAGCCGAGGCTAGTCTCTCACTGAAGGATCTCAAACAACGCGTGCAAGAGCTGAGCACACAGTGGCAACGCCAATTGCAGGAAAACCGCAACGATCACAGCCAACAGCCTGTTGATTCGACACCAAAGAAATTGCTTACGAATTTCTTCGATACTTCCAAGTCGAATGAGCATACGCAACGCTTGGAGGAAGAGTTGATGACAACACGCATACGTGAAATGGAAACGCTCACAGAGTTGAAGGAGTTGCGCTTAAAG gttatggAACTCGAAACACAAGTGCAAGTATCAACAAATCAGCTGCGTCGTCAGGATGAGGAGAATAAGAAATTGCGCGAACAACTTGAACAGGCTGTAAGTCGCGAGAAAGAAATGGCCAACAAAGCGCGTGAGCAACAACACag atatTCCGATTTGGAGTCTCGCATGAAGGATGAGTTGATGAATGTGAAGATTAAATTTACTGAACAAAGTCAAACTGTTGCTGAACTGAAGCAAGAAATATCGCGGTTGGAAACAaag aattcGGAAATCTTAGCTGAAGGCGAGCTGCGCTCCAATTTAGATGAATCAGACAAGGTGCGTGATCTGCAGGATCGTCTGGCTGATCTCAAAGCAGAG TTAACCGCCATTCGAAGTCGTGGCAAATATCCAATTAATAAACTGCGCAGCTCGTCGATACAATCGATCGAATCCAACGAGATCGACTTCAACGAATTGAATATGCGACGTGAGAGCGCCGAATTGTCAACCACATAA
- the LOC105224140 gene encoding ecotropic viral integration site 5 ortholog isoform X4, with protein MTLTTATQPESSKKMDAKCAAEENLPSSEMDLLAKLEAANKLIESDAKSLNSLHSTHSRKNSDTSQISLTSTGNSNAEEDIWTQWATILSDWEGALKRKNPCVRDLVRRGIPHHFRAIVWQQLCGASDTDKKQYADYIKATSACEKVIRRDIARTYPEVDFFKEKDGPGQEALFNVIKAYSLHDREVGYCQGSGFIVGLLLMQMPEEEAFAVLVQIMQQHRMRDMFKPSMSELGLCMYQLESLVQEQIPEMHIHFQQQGFQTTMYASSWFLTLYTTTLNLNLSCRIMDVFLSEGMEFIFKVALALLLLGKETLLCLDMEAMLKFFQKELPGRVEADPEAFFNLAYSIKINTKRMKKMEKEYQDLKKKEQEEMVELRRLRRENRLLKQRNDLLEAESAELADRLVRGQVSRAEEEETSYAIQTELMQLRRSYLEVSHQLENANEEVRGLSLRLQENNNSRQSSIDELCMKEEALKQRDEMVSCLLEELVKVRQSLAESEDQIRNLKSKIEELEEDKKTLRETTPDNSVAHLQDELIASKLREAEASLSLKDLKQRVQELSTQWQRQLQENRNDHSQQPVDSTPKKLLTNFFDTSKSNEHTQRLEEELMTTRIREMETLTELKELRLKVMELETQVQVSTNQLRRQDEENKKLREQLEQAVSREKEMANKAREQQHRYSDLESRMKDELMNVKIKFTEQSQTVAELKQEISRLETKNSEILAEGELRSNLDESDKVRDLQDRLADLKAELTAIRSRGKYPINKLRSSSIQSIESNEIDFNELNMRRESAELSTT; from the exons ATGACCCTAACCACTGCTACACAACCGGAGAGTAGCAAAAAAATGGATGCCAAGTGTGCGGCTGAGGAGAATTTGCCATCATCAGAAATGGATCTATTAGCCAAATTGGAGGCCGCTAACAAGCTCATCGAGAGCGACGCAAAAAGTTTGAATTCGTTGCATTCGACGCATAGCCGTAAGAATTCCGACACCAGTCAAATCAGTTTGACTTCAA CTGGCAACTCGAATGCTGAGGAAGACATTTGGACGCAATGGGCGACCATATTGAGCGATTGGGAGGGTGCGCTGAAGCGTAAAAATCCATGTGTACGCGATCTGGTGCGTCGCGGCATACCGCATCACTTCCG AGCTATTGTGTGGCAACAACTATGTGGTGCCTCTGATACGGACAAAAAACAATATGCTGACTACATTAAGGCCACCTCGGCCTGCGAGAAAGTTATTCGCCGAGATATTGCACGCACCTATCCGGAGGTGGATTTCTTCAAAGAGAAGGATGGTCCTGGTCAAGAGGCGCTCTTCAATGTGATTAAAGCATATTCGTTGCACGATCGTGAGGTGGGCTACTGTCAGGGTTCCGGTTTCATTGTGGGATTGCTGTTGATGCAG ATGCCCGAGGAGGAAGCTTTCGCTGTGCTCGTACAAATCATGCAACAGCACCGCATGCGCGACATGTTCAAGCCATCCATGTCGGAATTGGGTCTGTGCATGTATCAACTTGAGAGTTTGGTGCAAGAGCAGATACCCGAAATGCACATACACTTTCAACAGCAG GGTTTCCAAACAACCATGTACGCTTCCAGCTGGTTCCTTACACTTTACACCACTACACTCAATCTAAATCTAAGTTGCCGCATAATGGATGTATTTCTTAGCGAAGGCATGGAGTTTATATTCAAAGTGGCACTGGCGTTACTTCTGCTGGGCAAGGAGACGCTATTGTGCTTGGACATGGAGGCGATGTTGAAG TTCTTCCAAAAGGAGCTGCCCGGTCGCGTCGAAGCCGATCCTGAAGCATTTTTCAATTTAGCTTACTCCATTAAAATCAACACGAAACGCATGAAGAAAATGGAAAAGGAGTATCAAGACTTGAAGAAGAAGGAGCAAGAGGAAATGGTAGAATTGCGTCGTTTACGACGTGAGAATCGTTTGTTGAAACAGCGCAACGACTTATTAGAGGCTGAAAGTGCCGAATTGGCCGATCGTCTGGTGCGCGGGCAGGTCTCACGCGCCGAAGAGGAGGAAACTAG TTATGCAATTCAAACAGAACTGATGCAGCTTCGTCGCTCATATCTCGAAGTGTCACATCAGTTGGAAAATGCCAACGAAGAAGTGCGTGGTTTAAGTCTACGTTTACAGGAAAAT AACAATTCACGTCAATCATCCATCGATGAGTTGTGCATGAAGGAAGAGGCGCTTAAACAACGCGATGAGATGGTCTCATGCCTGCTCGAAGAGTTAGTCAAAGTGCGTCAAAGTTTGGCCGAGAGTGAAGATCAAATACGCAATCTCAAATCGAAAATCGAGGAACTCGAAGAGGACAAAAAGACACTACGTGAAACTACGCCCGACAATTCGGTTGCACATTTGCAAGACGAACTGATTGCCAGTAAATTGCGTGAAGCCGAGGCTAGTCTCTCACTGAAGGATCTCAAACAACGCGTGCAAGAGCTGAGCACACAGTGGCAACGCCAATTGCAGGAAAACCGCAACGATCACAGCCAACAGCCTGTTGATTCGACACCAAAGAAATTGCTTACGAATTTCTTCGATACTTCCAAGTCGAATGAGCATACGCAACGCTTGGAGGAAGAGTTGATGACAACACGCATACGTGAAATGGAAACGCTCACAGAGTTGAAGGAGTTGCGCTTAAAG gttatggAACTCGAAACACAAGTGCAAGTATCAACAAATCAGCTGCGTCGTCAGGATGAGGAGAATAAGAAATTGCGCGAACAACTTGAACAGGCTGTAAGTCGCGAGAAAGAAATGGCCAACAAAGCGCGTGAGCAACAACACag atatTCCGATTTGGAGTCTCGCATGAAGGATGAGTTGATGAATGTGAAGATTAAATTTACTGAACAAAGTCAAACTGTTGCTGAACTGAAGCAAGAAATATCGCGGTTGGAAACAaag aattcGGAAATCTTAGCTGAAGGCGAGCTGCGCTCCAATTTAGATGAATCAGACAAGGTGCGTGATCTGCAGGATCGTCTGGCTGATCTCAAAGCAGAG TTAACCGCCATTCGAAGTCGTGGCAAATATCCAATTAATAAACTGCGCAGCTCGTCGATACAATCGATCGAATCCAACGAGATCGACTTCAACGAATTGAATATGCGACGTGAGAGCGCCGAATTGTCAACCACATAA